CTGGCCCGACTGCTGATTCGGCGGCACCTGCGGGTCGCCGGTCTGATCGCGGGCGGCCTTCTTGGCGGCCTCCTGCACCTTGTCCACGTGCTCGGCGTACTTACCCTGCGTCTTCTTGTCGACGAGGTCGCCGGCCTTCTCGATCGCCATGTCCACCTTGTCGGTGTTCTGGGCCAGCAGGCCCTTCACCTTGTCCAGAAATCCCATGATTCAACCCTAGCGCCACAACCGCCGGGGTTCGCCCGCGATCCGGCCCTCGACCCACCAGGCCACCTCGATGAGCACCGCGGCGCACACCCCGATACCCAGCCCCATCGACGTCAACGCGA
This region of Mycolicibacterium diernhoferi genomic DNA includes:
- a CDS encoding antitoxin, coding for MGFLDKVKGLLAQNTDKVDMAIEKAGDLVDKKTQGKYAEHVDKVQEAAKKAARDQTGDPQVPPNQQSGQPPASPPAP